DNA from Labrus bergylta chromosome 3, fLabBer1.1, whole genome shotgun sequence:
CATCACGCCAAGTTTAAAATTAACAAACTGGCAGTAACAAGCGTGCCCTCGCTCAAGGACAGCAGCCTGACAAGGACACTTCTAAAACATTCACAGCCACATTCACAGCTATTGTCAGCTACGCAGGGAGGGAGAGGCTGTGAAAAGAAGGCTTGTGGAGTGATTGTAAGGGACAGTATGGCCGTGaggcacgcgcgcacacacacgcgcgcgcgcgcacacacacgcacgcacacgcacacacacacgcgcacacacacacacacacacacacacacacggttttATTAAACTCATAAATCATGATGACGACAGACGGCGTCTCAGAGAGGAGACTGTCTGAACGGGAAGGTTAGTGAAATGGAAGGGtttgggacacacacacacacacacacacacacacacacacacacacacacacacacacacacacacacacgcacacacctcgGACGCCCAAAACAACTAAACGTGTGCACTCTGGCAGCTTATTCTCACAAATCATAGGCTAACAAGTCCGCGGTGAGAGGCAGCATGTGTTTCAGCCTGCTGGCCTCTTGTACTGAGCCTAGTTTGAAAAGGTAAAAGGGCAGATAAAAAAACTCCCTTTTTCTATAAATGCATGCTCTCATAGACACTCATGAGGGACAAATAATTCACACCATAATTTCATTTACTCTTCATCAGTTGAACTGACGTGAAAACTGGACTGGAGTTAGTTTAgagtttttacattaaaaagaaaaacgttGTAAGAATGGATAAACgacaacacatttatttcacaatGGTCAATGCAACTCTTCAGAGAGTTCTTGTCAGCTGCTTAGAGTTTTCAGTGAACACagttttaatgtaaacaacatTGAGACTCAAAGTTAAATGTCAAAACTATTTGATCGATATTATAGGCATTTGTAAATAATATTACAGCATAAAGCAGCTCACATACATGATGTAAGACACTGAAGTACGGGGCTGTTGAAACAAACAGATCGTATTTGTTTCAGCTCACTAACATGTGGCTGTAATATATTGTAAACATAGccagagagaaagtgagggaCAACAGATAAGGACAGTTAAAACAGTTATGTGCAGAATATACTTCaaacttcatatttttttttatataaaataaacactAGCAAGTTGCTTTCATATTAGTCTGAATAGTGCAAGTGCAAATGCTGTTAGGTCCAATAGCATGTAAATGTAACAATATATGATTATCAACAATATGTAATGGATAACAGTGTAAGATTCAACATCAGCACACACATCAATGCGTCCTCATTAGGACTTTGTTTTGATTATGTATGTTTACGTTACACACAGGTAATATGTGGGACTAAAGGTAAATCTTTGTACAGGCAAGCAGAGACCACGTGATCAGTTCGTCTTGCAACGCTGAATTAAAAAGCATGTAGTCAAaatagataataaaataaaggttaTACAGCTGCCTGATTtggcaaatctttttttttttttttttacatcaccttttttttcaggGTTCTCCAAAGTGATATTATAAAGTACCGTAGATACACAGAGCTGGTGTGGCTTCTTTCACTGTTCCCTGACAAACAGCTTGCACAGATCTCACAGAGGGATGAACCAGTAAAGCAGATGTTACCTCATCAAGCTTTCTGTCATCTTACTTTCAGCTCTCTTTATAACTTCATGACAAAGGTGTGTTGTTTTCCTTTCCCTACCTAACATACTTTCACATTTACCCCTGTAGACTCGAACGTTACAAAGCATGTCTAAGATCCTCTAAGTTTTTCATTGAAGTTTGGATGTTTCACTTTAAACCTGGGTCAatatcatttacatttatttaaaacaggGGGTAATGATTTTATATGCAAGTCATTTCAATAAAAGCAACCACTGGTAGAATTACATTTGGCCTGGTGTCAGTCCATCATGAGACAATTATATGAGGAGTCAGAGCAGACAGGTCCATAATGTGGCTCCACAATGTTCCAGCCTTCACACGCCTTTGGTCAGAATCACACAGGCTGATAACGGTCACACAAGTTAAATAAGGCACTGCAACAGTCATCCAAAACTAAAacaagacacatttaaatatttttcagaGTAAAGTGATGTAGTGTAGGTCCttgtaaactgtaaaaaaaataaattgcacTGTAAATAATAAGGTATGTCACCTTGCAGAGGCACCACCGCTGATTTGAATAAATGATTTCTCTCCACTCGATCTCTACTTAAAATCTTACTCCACCTACCTAGCTCAAACTGTAGGCTCCAGGTTCACTTCCATAGAATATGTTAAATGATATTGCCTCGTACTTCTGCACTGGACTTGACATTTTTCATGGCAGACATTTGCCAAAAGAAAGGTTAAAGTGACATTTATTACATAACTGTGATCTAATAAGGTGAGCtagtttaaagtgtttttatcGTTGAAAACTGCTGACTAATGTACCTCGTTCTGATATTTGAATGACCTGTATCATAGCTGAAAACATTTGTCACACCTGAGCTTTTCCTGTGATGATGAGGTGTAATGTCTACTATGGAGGGGGTCAGAGTTTTCAGGTCTTTGCCTTTGTTAAAAGAAGATTTGACTTCTCGCAGGTAATAATGCAGATGACCAGATACTATTCAGAACAGACATCAACATTTGCTGTTCCTGATGCTTCCATGTCAGAACTTGTTAGTTTTGGTGTTTTGTGTCTTAATCTTTGTTGTAACCAAGATGTCACTATCCTGTCAAGCAGCCACATTCACTGCACACTGGAAGAGGAATCTGACCTGGTGTCAGTGCTTTAGCTTTTACCATTGTGTCTCTGGCTGCAGCATTTAGATTCAAGTAGCTGCCAAAGTCTGGGTTTGAAACACGTTCACGGTCAGTTAAAGCAGAAATTTGACACACAGTGTCAGACACTCACATGGTCAAGACTTTTGTCATTTAAAGGGGCCTGAACCTTTTGAAAAATCCAAAAGGAAATTAAACTGTTAGTAAATATTTAAACCATTGAAAAGATCTGCTGGTTTCAGCATCTTAAATGAGAAGATTAGCTGCTTTCTAAAATTGTAATTGTTGTATAAAGAATATTTTAGTGATGTTTGTTTCAGTCCAGCCATGAAATTAATGtaaatcaaatgaaatgttattcATGTGCagtttttgatttcatttcattttaaatgagttGTGTATGAATCTCTACCAGAGTTAAGGTCCAAACAAACACGTTCATGTGTAGGCTGGACTTTgttgattcatttttgtttccaaTAACTGTTGATAAGATATAAACAACCTTAAAACAGGGAGAGAAATCGACTTCAGCAGTTCTGCTGGACTAACTGAGAAAAGAGGCTGCAGATTCTAAATGTGCTGCCTTCAGACATCAGCCATCTGTGAAGGCTTCAAACCAACTCCAAAAGCAAACTCCAAAAGTTGGATCTCCAGTTGTAACCAGcagatttgtgtgtgtcagaacaTGAAATcttttaaatgatcaaaaacaaaatgcactCCTCTCCCGGCTGAGATAGCATGCTCTTAGCTCATGCTGCACGACAGAATTTAAAGTCAAAAGTAAGACGCCATGCTAAAGTTCCACTGACTTTTCAGTGTTCGAAGCAAACTGAGTAAAAATGACCTGACCTCAGATACAACTCATCAGTGTGGCGTCCATAAGAGGAAGGTCCACTCTCCAGTTACATCATGACCCATTAAAAAACCTTCAATAGAGTGGATGGAGAAGTCCTGTAATTGATGCCATATTCCTCCTCCGCTGTGATTACCAGGTCTCAGTTTCAACATGCCCCTACAGAACACCTCCTACAAGATGATTCCTCTAAAATCTGAGTATGAAGAGGGTAGGGGTGGCCACAGTGCGCCGTCACAAACAGCTGTCCTGATTGGAAAGCTCAGGGGCCAGCTTCCTATGTCGAggtgaggtggaggaggaggaggaaagtttGGTTGGGGAAGGGGAGGCATTTGATGATGAGTCGCTGCCTCCTCCATCAGATccagaggggagggaggagaggtgggGTACTGGGGGAGCCCTCTTCCTACCAAGAAAGCCTCCTTCTAGTACTCCTCTCTTCCTCACACCGCCCTCTGCCTTTACACCCTCTCCACCTGATCCTGAACCATCTCCCTCCTCTGGCTGAGGGAGTACCTTTCGCCTAACGTCACCTCCAGGAATAGGGCTGTCAGGTGGTTGCCGTGGAGATTCTTGAGCACCTTCTGCTTTCAACCCGCAAACACCAGCAGTCATCAAACCTGCAATGGATGTATGAGAGTTGGAGCTAGCTGTTCGACAGGCCCAGAGTTCCATAGCTGACGCTCTCCTCTCGCTGTCCTCAGACCCAAAGTCACAGAGTGAGCGCCGGGTGTCGGGGGGCTGGCTGGGGCCCTGGGAGTCCAGGATGCCTCGACTCAGGCTGAAGTTTTGGAAGTCTCTATGAAAAGAAGGAATGTCAAAGCAAATTCAGATTCAGGCATAAATACTCTCCGGGGGACTGCAGTTTAAAATCAGGTACTAGTGGAGCGATGCAAAACTTCACTTTCTTTGGCTGAATTATTTGATTAAACACAATTTTTAAGTAAACAGGAATCATGGACAATTGTAAATGTAATCTGGCTCTTTTGGATGAGGTGCAATATGGTTATCTTCAAGTCCTCCAATTCATAATATAAATGTTATCCTCACGGTATCTAGTCAATGCTCTTAGCTTTGCTTTAATTAGTTCTGAATCTAGTCAGTAGTTATCAAGAACGAaaatcgagaaaaaaaaaatcgatatGGCTTCATAGCCATAGAGGTCACTGAGGATTTTTGAATTTAGTTGAACAGACCGGTAGCTGTGGAAGGACTCAGTTCTCCGTGCGCGggccagcagggggctctcTCTGTAGGGTCTCACTGCTCCGTAAGTAGCCTGACTCTCAGGGATTGGCTCCTGGGCCTGTAGCTGCAGACTGCAAacaatgaaagagagagacggggaTGAAACAGCTTCATGGCTGGGGAAATAAATCTTTGCACAATTATGatcacatgtttgaaaaccATAGAACAAATTAACTCAAGGAGTGCCTTATTTCATGTGTACATGCAAAGATGATTCAGTACTGGCTGAAAGTTCAGAAGGTGAAGTGTGGAGGTCATGGTAGATTACTACCTCATTATGTTGTCTATTCCTACTACGTAGTTATACGTCTTTGTCATTGTAAGTGTTTCATTCTCACCTTGAGCAGGACTCCCGGAGGCGTGTGTGGTGCAGgacagagggggcggggcttataTTTGGTGTAGCACAGCGAGAGGTGCTCAGGTCACATTGGTccaacagctgcagcagctcttctTCTGTTGGCCCGCCTGCATCTATAAACACAAGAGCAGCTTCAGAACACATGTATACACTtctatcactctctctcctccttctgtctctctttcctcaccctctctcttcctctcctctcctttgttGGCCGTGTCCATCGCCGTTGTCAGGTCCCACATTTGGATGCTTCCGTTGCCGTGACCGGTGAAAAGATAGCGTCGAGGACGGGATCCCATCCGGCTGGAGCCCTCACACTCTCGTACCATGAAGCAAGATATGGTGGTGCCATCTACAGACTGCACCTCACAGatcctgacaaacacacacacgtcaacATAGAGccttcaaatacaaacaaattcaAGCTCCATACATAGGTCAAATAGAAGTTTAGACATTTAGAAATAGACGTCAAGTGAGATTTCACCGTTCTCCAACCTCCCAGATTATAAAACTAAGAAAAGAATAAGGCACATTTTTGAGAGAGTTAGAATATTTTACCTCTTTCCAGTAGATGACAGCCTCACAAACAGTTTGTTTGTGATGGGTATGACCTTCTGTATGAAAACCTGCTGATCGTCTCTCTCTCCAAACGGacctgagagaagaagaaaagtcgTACCCTATTCAAATTCTAAACTTTTAATCGTCACACACAAAATTTAACACGGTACAATGTGCAGTGAAATGCTGCTTGTATCTGTCCAGCCaaggaaataaacacatttatgtaGACAGAATACATTCTAAGTACAGAAAAACCCTCTCAGAGTACAATAAAAACTACATATTtacaaaatagaaaatatagaatagaaaaaaatagatttctttTTAGAGATGCAGTCCAAGGAAGcttgtaaataaatgattaattcaTTATCAGTCTTATTAGAAGCTATTCAATCAAGTTACATTTAAACTGGATCCTGTTTCCTTTAAGTGGCCATTATTAAATGTAAAGCTTGTAGCACAAATCTTCATATTTAAGTGTACCAGATATCTACTCAATcgtaatgtaaaaataaagatccaAGCATCATTAGTCATGTCACCTCAACATCTGTGTCTCTCCTCCAAGCACCACAGCATCAGATAATCCTTCTTGTCCTCGTCATAAATGAAACCACCCTTACCCTCTTCTTCTATTTTACATGATCCTTCTTTCTTACCGATATCGTTCCCAGAGCAGTAGCTCCCGTGGCTCTCCGTCTCTTCCAGGGATAGTATTTTGAAGGAAGCCAGAGGGGTGGAGCCCGGTTGGGTCGAGATCATCCCTCTGAACCGGGTCACAGTCCATGTCCTAACATGGTTGTTGTCTGCACACACTGACATGCACAGACAAAGAACCATCACATCACACACCATTTTAATCACAAGTAtacacaaaatgcaaaaaaaaaaaaaaaaaaagagaacaaaagaacagaacaTAAGGGACGATAAGTCCACTGTCGgcttatccttttttttctggaccAGCTCTGTCGTCTGAAATACATTACTCCCTCCTCACCTGATACCAGATGTTTCTCAGACAGCATGATCTTGGTCACGGGGCTCCTGTGCACAGTGAATGTCTGAAAGAGCTGAGGCCCTGATCCTACTGTCTCTGGGTGCTGAACGATGACTCTCACTGCACCGCTGCTCGTCCCATAGGCTATCTCTATCCAGTTCCCACTCACACCTaagagcagagagagataaaaaaaaaaagacaggtaTAAATGCCAGAATACAatttttaaattagattttttttttccaataggAGAAAGACAATACTGTTGGATTACTGACTGGTTTTAGGTGTGAGGTAGACAGACAGGGCGGTGATGGCATCGTTTGAAGGGTCATGATAAAGCTCTGTCACTAATAGATCGTTATCCTTCATCCTTAGAGGAAACTTTTGCATGTCTgaagagcaaaagaaaaaaaatgttaatgcatCAGAATTAAATCCCTTTAattactgtctgtgtgtgtgtgtgtgtgtgtgtgtgtgtgtgtgtgtgtgtgtgtgtgtgtgtgtgtgtgtacctatGTAGTAGATAGAGCCATTGTTACAGCCCAGAAGAAGGAAGGATCCTGCTGTGTCACAACTGGTGATAGGAACCACGTCTTGAACCTGACAGatacaaacaaaatacaacCAACAatgagtcaaacagaaaatctTTGTAGAtactttgtttaaaatgtgcaaatggtGGTGGAGAAATACTGTAAACTTTGCTTAAACACTCATTGAGACCTCAAACCCTTTCTGAAAATTCACCGTTTTaatagaacatttaaacacaaacatgtttaaccAGTCCTCGACTATATAtctactctcacacacacacacacacacacacacacacaaacatacccTCCTACCTGCCAGTGCTGTGTGACAGCATTCCACACCCCAACTTTCCCTGTGTGGCTCGTAGCCACCAGCTGGTTCCCGATGAAGAAGAGATCATCCACAGGTACGCCCAGACTGAACACACCTGGGGtgacagggagacagaggaggtaGTGTGAGGGGAGTGAAGGCTAAAGTCACAGAGTGCAGGAGGTCAGCTCCCCACTTAACTGAAGGTGTCCAATCTTTTCATAACCACTCTTTCTGCATTTTATTGCATCTTTGAACATGAACACTTCATATCCTGTTTCCTTGCTGTACGAGGGTGAACAGCTAAAACCACCACGTAGAGTCATTTATGGATAAAGTACATTCTGGTGTGATCATTTGAAGTGGTGCAATTATGTACAATTAAACAATAGTTTGTACCATCCCAACAGAATATCAAGGTGTTTCCCTGTCTGTACAGCACTTCTTAGAGTCACGTAGCATCGGGAGGAACAGTAATAAAACAGACACATATGTATCTCTCTGTTTACCTATCTCATTGCCGCTGCCTCCGTCTTGGATGCTCCAGAGGATGATGCTGCTTTCAGACGCAGCCGCCACCATCTTGTCCTTGTCTCCGTGTGGGCCGCCCACCACCTTGGCATTAAGTGCAATGCGCTCAATGGTCCGGTCAAGGTAAGGGGAGGAAAACACCTGCTGCCATCCAGAAGATTCCTTTATCCTGTAGTGTCAGacgcacacaccaacacactatTGACCGtgctttttctctcactctccatTGTGGAGAGTGTTGTGAGTGTTTCAGCTTTCTTTGCCTCAGCCTTATACATCAGCGTTATCTCACATTCGTATGTTAACAATGCATAACCCAGTTGTAGCTAATTTGCACTAAACAAGTGAAGAGCCAAAGTAACAGCTCGTGTGCTGCTACAAAAAGAGGAGCCTTAAGTGAGAAATGTGAAACCTCAGAGATAATAACCCTCCCATTGTGAATAATTTAAAGTCCCCCCCTTATGAACCAAAGAGTGGATGAGATATATTTTAACCAGCCAGGTTTATTACCTGTAGCAGATTACAAAGTGAGCATAAGCTGCTACAATCCAGTTGTGGTGTCCCGCTACGATCAGCACTTTCCTGGGGTCGACAACTGGacctacacacatacagacagaacacGGACAAACACACTGCTTTCAATGCCTGACAGTCACACTGAGTGCAATGAAACGAAAAGGTCTAGAAGCAAGAAGAGATCGGCTCTCAAGTTCCTCTACATCAGTCCAGAGCAcactctctctttgtttattgcagcTCACTACACTCTGATGTCATCCTCAACAAAGAGCGGGCTGATGTGAAACTAGGCTACCTCAGTCAGGGCTGTTAGCTAAAAGGATGTGTCAGGTCAcattagctgcagcattaaagcacacacacactgaaacacacacacacactcccatttaGAGTGTgtatcacacacatacagatgtgaaacatacaaacatacagaaaTCCAGACCTACACAGCATGCTCATACAACAGACAGTGACACAGAGTCCAACTGACAGCTCGTCATCAACACAACAGTCCTTTTTACATTTGCTGCTTGCTTTATTATgttaagatgcacttttaacaGAGATGGCTTTCTGCCACACAACAGTTGCATCTATGGTTAAAATTTACagctttaacttgtttttttttcttttacatttggACACAGCTGCATAAACCTGCCAAAGGCTACTCACCCAGTTTGTGGTTGCCATCTGTTCCAGGTGAGAGGGAAGGGTGGGGAGGAGGACCAACACGGGTGAAGCCCTCAGCTCCACCCGGACCCGGATGCTCATCAGACGAGGCCGCTGGAGCAGGGCTCGGCTTACGCGCGGGGATCGCTGTGAAAGGAAACATGCACTGAGAGTATGATACAGACATTTCTGCagactatgttttttttctgtcaccgctttcatgagtttgtttttgaaacACCCGTTTGTTATTCAGTTCACGGTAAGAGGTTTTCATCGTTTTACTTTAATATCTGTACTGCACAGTTTTATGTCCTTACCTGGAGGCGGCAGGTAACCATGGAAGAGAACACTGCCACATGATGAGCGGTCCAGCtcctcacacagcagcagacgCCGCactgcacacataaacacacattggtacaggcacacacacacaaacactacaaAGAGTCTATGATGACCAGAGTCACGTGAAAGagattttttaacattaactgTCAACTTATTCAATTATTATAGAACAT
Protein-coding regions in this window:
- the kctd3 gene encoding BTB/POZ domain-containing protein KCTD3, which gives rise to MATNGNNPPLGMGDIIQLNVGGTRFCTSRQTLMWIPDSFFSSLLSGRISTLRDETGAIFIDRDPTAFAPILNFLRTKELDLRGVNISVLRHEAEFYGITPLVRRLLLCEELDRSSCGSVLFHGYLPPPAIPARKPSPAPAASSDEHPGPGGAEGFTRVGPPPHPSLSPGTDGNHKLGPVVDPRKVLIVAGHHNWIVAAYAHFVICYRIKESSGWQQVFSSPYLDRTIERIALNAKVVGGPHGDKDKMVAAASESSIILWSIQDGGSGNEIGVFSLGVPVDDLFFIGNQLVATSHTGKVGVWNAVTQHWQVQDVVPITSCDTAGSFLLLGCNNGSIYYIDMQKFPLRMKDNDLLVTELYHDPSNDAITALSVYLTPKTSVSGNWIEIAYGTSSGAVRVIVQHPETVGSGPQLFQTFTVHRSPVTKIMLSEKHLVSVCADNNHVRTWTVTRFRGMISTQPGSTPLASFKILSLEETESHGSYCSGNDIGPFGERDDQQVFIQKVIPITNKLFVRLSSTGKRICEVQSVDGTTISCFMVRECEGSSRMGSRPRRYLFTGHGNGSIQMWDLTTAMDTANKGEERKREDAGGPTEEELLQLLDQCDLSTSRCATPNISPAPSVLHHTRLRESCSSLQLQAQEPIPESQATYGAVRPYRESPLLARARRTESFHSYRDFQNFSLSRGILDSQGPSQPPDTRRSLCDFGSEDSERRASAMELWACRTASSNSHTSIAGLMTAGVCGLKAEGAQESPRQPPDSPIPGGDVRRKVLPQPEEGDGSGSGGEGVKAEGGVRKRGVLEGGFLGRKRAPPVPHLSSLPSGSDGGGSDSSSNASPSPTKLSSSSSTSPRHRKLAPELSNQDSCL